In Methanofastidiosum sp., the following are encoded in one genomic region:
- a CDS encoding bifunctional DNA primase/polymerase, translating to MTDEDPKKEPDSDFLIEILSDIEEFIGDDGRSYGPYSEGQIVNVPKSAANAFDILLKNGFARAYDDVPERVWINPLFDQAIKYFYLGLNIIPLREKDKISIIPWRRYQIEKVDIRDIDGWWSQWPNANIGIVTGSISRLLVLDIDGEEGRQSLKIASKDVPINTPVARSSRGKHYYFRANRIFRTCAGILPGVDVRCEGGIIVAPPSIHPSGKVYEWEKSIFGNDLEDTPTWLSEILSDKEGKDKVKEATIPLGKRNSELTRISGILRNRGLSQQAVRDTISRINQTQCEEPLGQGEVNRITTDFPKNTFAMTDLGNSERLIYHYGDVIRYCHLWKKWIVWDGRRWLKDDSGAIYRLAKDTVRSINAEAAIEQDYSKKGEISKWAFLSESSYRIESIVKLATNELPISPDDLDQDVWFLNVENGIIDLRTGEFSEDHLKEKLITKLANVKYDPDAKCPMWENFLHEIFEGNEELIDYIQKAIGYSLTSDDREQVLFFLHGLGQNGKTTFLNIIMTMLGEYAKDADPSTFMDKKFDGGPKNDVARLKGARFVRSSEIAEGKFLDEDFIKRVTGHEGLTARFLYGEIFDFAPKFKLWMISNNKPTIRGSDFAIWRRLMTIPFNYRVPNEKRDKTLESKLDEELPGILNWAIAGCMKWLSEGLNPPEIVVLANTEYKDEMDPLKDFLDDVCNVGVIAKTPAGELYGAYRTYCYCMRAETISQQSFGRRLSQLGLKKSREFDGRYWEGIEINKA from the coding sequence ATGACTGATGAAGATCCTAAAAAAGAGCCTGATTCTGATTTTCTTATAGAAATACTTTCTGATATTGAGGAGTTTATCGGGGACGATGGAAGATCATATGGGCCTTACAGCGAAGGCCAGATAGTTAACGTCCCAAAATCTGCTGCCAATGCCTTTGACATACTGCTAAAGAACGGTTTTGCGAGGGCATACGATGATGTACCTGAGCGCGTATGGATCAATCCCCTTTTTGACCAGGCCATAAAGTATTTTTATCTAGGCCTAAATATAATCCCCCTTAGGGAAAAGGACAAGATATCAATTATCCCCTGGAGAAGGTACCAAATTGAGAAGGTAGATATAAGGGATATAGACGGGTGGTGGAGCCAGTGGCCTAATGCTAATATTGGCATTGTCACAGGTTCAATCAGCAGGCTCTTGGTGTTGGATATTGACGGGGAAGAGGGGCGCCAATCACTAAAGATTGCTTCTAAAGATGTGCCGATAAACACGCCAGTTGCAAGATCTAGCCGTGGCAAACACTATTACTTTAGGGCCAATAGGATCTTTCGCACATGTGCTGGCATTCTTCCAGGCGTTGATGTAAGATGCGAGGGAGGGATTATTGTAGCACCTCCAAGCATTCATCCTTCCGGCAAGGTCTACGAGTGGGAGAAGTCAATCTTTGGTAATGATTTAGAGGACACGCCTACCTGGCTATCCGAGATACTTTCTGATAAGGAGGGTAAAGATAAGGTCAAAGAAGCTACAATCCCCTTGGGGAAAAGGAATTCTGAGCTTACAAGGATATCCGGCATATTGAGAAACAGGGGCCTTTCGCAACAGGCTGTTAGGGACACAATATCAAGGATCAATCAAACACAGTGCGAGGAGCCTCTCGGCCAGGGGGAAGTGAACAGGATAACGACAGACTTCCCGAAGAACACTTTTGCCATGACTGACCTTGGCAATTCTGAAAGATTGATCTACCACTATGGGGACGTCATAAGGTACTGCCACCTCTGGAAGAAGTGGATCGTCTGGGATGGAAGAAGGTGGCTAAAGGATGATAGCGGTGCCATATACAGGCTTGCCAAGGACACTGTAAGGAGCATTAATGCAGAGGCTGCCATAGAGCAGGATTATTCCAAGAAAGGAGAGATATCAAAGTGGGCGTTCTTATCAGAAAGCTCCTATCGCATTGAATCTATAGTAAAGCTTGCAACAAATGAGCTGCCTATATCGCCTGATGATCTTGACCAGGATGTGTGGTTTCTGAATGTTGAGAACGGCATAATAGATCTAAGGACTGGGGAGTTCTCTGAAGACCACCTGAAAGAGAAGCTCATCACAAAGCTTGCCAATGTCAAATATGATCCGGATGCAAAATGCCCTATGTGGGAGAATTTCCTTCATGAGATCTTTGAGGGAAACGAGGAGCTTATCGATTACATCCAGAAGGCCATAGGCTACAGCTTGACATCCGATGATCGTGAGCAGGTCCTATTCTTTCTTCATGGATTAGGCCAGAACGGTAAGACCACTTTTCTAAACATTATCATGACGATGCTGGGCGAGTATGCCAAGGATGCCGACCCTTCCACCTTCATGGACAAGAAGTTTGATGGAGGCCCTAAAAATGACGTTGCAAGGCTCAAAGGAGCCAGATTTGTAAGATCATCAGAGATCGCAGAAGGCAAATTCCTAGATGAAGACTTCATAAAGAGGGTGACTGGCCATGAAGGCCTTACTGCCAGATTTCTATATGGGGAGATATTTGACTTTGCCCCTAAGTTTAAGCTTTGGATGATCTCAAACAACAAGCCTACGATTCGGGGAAGCGACTTTGCCATATGGCGAAGATTGATGACCATCCCATTTAACTACCGCGTGCCTAACGAGAAAAGGGACAAGACCTTGGAGTCAAAGCTTGACGAGGAGCTCCCTGGGATATTGAACTGGGCCATCGCTGGCTGCATGAAGTGGCTCTCGGAAGGCCTGAATCCTCCAGAGATAGTCGTCCTCGCAAACACCGAATACAAGGACGAAATGGATCCATTGAAGGACTTCTTAGATGACGTGTGCAACGTAGGTGTTATTGCCAAAACACCAGCAGGAGAGCTTTACGGCGCATACAGGACCTACTGCTACTGCATGAGGGCTGAAACCATATCCCAGCAGTCATTCGGGAGGAGACTTTCCCAGCTTGGCCTTAAGAAATCAAGGGAGTTTGACGGCAGGTACTGGGAAGGCATAGAGATCAACAAGGCTAG